Proteins from a single region of Haliaeetus albicilla chromosome Z, bHalAlb1.1, whole genome shotgun sequence:
- the LOC138683894 gene encoding CAP-Gly domain-containing linker protein 3-like isoform X2, whose product MRAAPSPARRPRPQQAVAMTKERGGDPSAGGTPTPDPPSPMVERRKKPMVHPAAPAPLPKDYAFTFFDPNDAACREILLDPRTTVPQLFAILRQWVPQVQHSVDVIGNEILRRGCHVNDRDGLTDMTLLHYACKAGAHGVGDPAAAVRLSTRLLALGGDVTLRSRWTHMNALHYAAYFDVPELIRTLLRAAAPRVLHSTCSDFSHGTALHIAASNLCLGAVRCLLEHGADPALRNSKGQVAAEVVPDPTDMALDKAEAALAARELRQLLLDAVPLSCSLPRVTLPNYDNLPGNLMLLCLGLQLGDRVRVDGGKVGTLRFCGTTAFASGQWAGVELDEPEGKNDGSVGGVRYFICPPKQGVFASVSKISKAEEQPPAASPPRSPPGPPARAPHKARKDKRATRKRGGAWLDREGRRVAPGDAVLVAGQRPGRARFYGRTDFAPGYWFGVELDSAGGKHDGSVFGVRYFSCPPKHGVFAPPSRVQRVGGPREEPGDGAPEKKVQQVTVSQPKRNFPAVRTPKDITSESSFSSAAILFRRAAVA is encoded by the exons atgcgcgctgcgccCAGCCCAGCCCGCCGGCCGCGTCCCCAGCAG GCTGTTGCCATGACAAAGGAGCGTGGGGGGGACCCCTCAGCGGGGGGGACACCGACCCccgacccccccagccccatggtgGAGCGACGCAAGAAGCCGATGGTGCACCCCGCTGCCCCCGCCCCCCTGCCCAAGGACTATG CCTTCACCTTCTTCGACCCGAACGACGCGGCATGCCGGGAGATCCTGCTGGACCCTCGCACCACCGTGCCCCAGCTCTTCGCCATCCTGCGCCAGTGGGTGCCCCAAGTGCAGCACAGCGTCGATGTCATCGGCAATGAG ATCCTGCGCCGCGGGTGCCACGTGAATGACCGGGACGGACTGACAGACATGACGCTGCTGCACTACGCCTGCAAGGCTGGCGCCCATGGCGTGG GGGACCCGGCGGCGGCCGTGCGTCTGTCCACACGGCTGCTGGCGCTGGGGGGGGACGTGACACTGCGGAGCCGCTGGACCCACATGAACGCCCTCCACTACGCTGCCTACTTCGATGTCCCCGAGCTCATCCGCACCCTCCTGCGGGCGGCAGCCCCCCGAG TGCTGCACTCGACCTGCAGCGACTTCAGCCACGGGACGGCACTGCACATCGCTGCCTCCAACCTCTGCCTGGGGGCTGTGCGTTGCCTGCTGGAGCACGGGGCTGATCCTGCCCTCCGG aACAGCAAGGGTCAGGTGGCGGCCGAGGTGGTGCCGGACCCTACGGACATGGCGCTGGACAAGGCGGAGGCGGCACTGGCGGCGCGGGAGCTGCGACAGCTGCTGCTGGACGCTGTCCCCCTGAGCTGCAGCCTCCCCCGTGTCACCCTGCCCAACTACGACAACCTACCCGGGAACCTCATGCTGCTCTGCCTCGGCCTCCAGCTGGGTGACCGCGTCCGCGTTGACGGCGGAAAG GTGGGGACCCTGCGTTTCTGCGGCACCACGGCATTTGCCAGCGGGCAGTGGGCCGGAGTGGAGCTGGATGAGCCCGAGGGCAAGAATGACGGCAGCGTGGGGGGGGTCCGCTACTTCATCTGCCCCCCCAAACAGG GTGTCTTCGCCTCTGTCTCCAAGATCTCcaaggcagaggagcagcccccagcggcctcccccccccgcagccccccgggacccccggcCCGAGCCCCCCACAAGGCCCGGAAGGACAAGAGAG ccacCCGGAAGCGTGGCGGGGCGTGGCTGGACCGGGAGGGGCGCCGCGTGGCCCCGGGGGACGCGGTGCTGGTGGCTGGACAGCGCCCGGGGCGGGCCCGGTTCTACGGGCGCACTGACTTCGCCCCCG ggtacTGGTTTGGGGTGGAGCTGGACTCAGCCGGGGGGAAACACGATGGCTCCGTTTTCGGGGTGCGGTACTTCTCCTGCCCCCCAAAACACGGCGTCTTCGCCCCCCCCTCCCGTGTGCAGAG GGTCGGGGGTCCCAGGGAGGAGCCGGGGGATGGTGCCCCAGAAAAGAAGGTGCAGCAGGTCACCG TGTCACAGCCCAAGCGCAACTTCCCGGCGGTGCGGACCCCGAAGGACATCACCTCAGAGAGCTCCTTCTCcag CGCCGCCATCTTGTTCCGGCGCGCCGCGGTGGCGTGA
- the LOC138683894 gene encoding CAP-Gly domain-containing linker protein 3-like isoform X1, with amino-acid sequence MRAAPSPARRPRPQQAVAMTKERGGDPSAGGTPTPDPPSPMVERRKKPMVHPAAPAPLPKDYAFTFFDPNDAACREILLDPRTTVPQLFAILRQWVPQVQHSVDVIGNEILRRGCHVNDRDGLTDMTLLHYACKAGAHGVGDPAAAVRLSTRLLALGGDVTLRSRWTHMNALHYAAYFDVPELIRTLLRAAAPRVLHSTCSDFSHGTALHIAASNLCLGAVRCLLEHGADPALRNSKGQVAAEVVPDPTDMALDKAEAALAARELRQLLLDAVPLSCSLPRVTLPNYDNLPGNLMLLCLGLQLGDRVRVDGGKVGTLRFCGTTAFASGQWAGVELDEPEGKNDGSVGGVRYFICPPKQGVFASVSKISKAEEQPPAASPPRSPPGPPARAPHKARKDKRATRKRGGAWLDREGRRVAPGDAVLVAGQRPGRARFYGRTDFAPGYWFGVELDSAGGKHDGSVFGVRYFSCPPKHGVFAPPSRVQRVGGPREEPGDGAPEKKVQQVTVSQPKRNFPAVRTPKDITSESSFSRLLFCCWFPWMLRAEMQS; translated from the exons atgcgcgctgcgccCAGCCCAGCCCGCCGGCCGCGTCCCCAGCAG GCTGTTGCCATGACAAAGGAGCGTGGGGGGGACCCCTCAGCGGGGGGGACACCGACCCccgacccccccagccccatggtgGAGCGACGCAAGAAGCCGATGGTGCACCCCGCTGCCCCCGCCCCCCTGCCCAAGGACTATG CCTTCACCTTCTTCGACCCGAACGACGCGGCATGCCGGGAGATCCTGCTGGACCCTCGCACCACCGTGCCCCAGCTCTTCGCCATCCTGCGCCAGTGGGTGCCCCAAGTGCAGCACAGCGTCGATGTCATCGGCAATGAG ATCCTGCGCCGCGGGTGCCACGTGAATGACCGGGACGGACTGACAGACATGACGCTGCTGCACTACGCCTGCAAGGCTGGCGCCCATGGCGTGG GGGACCCGGCGGCGGCCGTGCGTCTGTCCACACGGCTGCTGGCGCTGGGGGGGGACGTGACACTGCGGAGCCGCTGGACCCACATGAACGCCCTCCACTACGCTGCCTACTTCGATGTCCCCGAGCTCATCCGCACCCTCCTGCGGGCGGCAGCCCCCCGAG TGCTGCACTCGACCTGCAGCGACTTCAGCCACGGGACGGCACTGCACATCGCTGCCTCCAACCTCTGCCTGGGGGCTGTGCGTTGCCTGCTGGAGCACGGGGCTGATCCTGCCCTCCGG aACAGCAAGGGTCAGGTGGCGGCCGAGGTGGTGCCGGACCCTACGGACATGGCGCTGGACAAGGCGGAGGCGGCACTGGCGGCGCGGGAGCTGCGACAGCTGCTGCTGGACGCTGTCCCCCTGAGCTGCAGCCTCCCCCGTGTCACCCTGCCCAACTACGACAACCTACCCGGGAACCTCATGCTGCTCTGCCTCGGCCTCCAGCTGGGTGACCGCGTCCGCGTTGACGGCGGAAAG GTGGGGACCCTGCGTTTCTGCGGCACCACGGCATTTGCCAGCGGGCAGTGGGCCGGAGTGGAGCTGGATGAGCCCGAGGGCAAGAATGACGGCAGCGTGGGGGGGGTCCGCTACTTCATCTGCCCCCCCAAACAGG GTGTCTTCGCCTCTGTCTCCAAGATCTCcaaggcagaggagcagcccccagcggcctcccccccccgcagccccccgggacccccggcCCGAGCCCCCCACAAGGCCCGGAAGGACAAGAGAG ccacCCGGAAGCGTGGCGGGGCGTGGCTGGACCGGGAGGGGCGCCGCGTGGCCCCGGGGGACGCGGTGCTGGTGGCTGGACAGCGCCCGGGGCGGGCCCGGTTCTACGGGCGCACTGACTTCGCCCCCG ggtacTGGTTTGGGGTGGAGCTGGACTCAGCCGGGGGGAAACACGATGGCTCCGTTTTCGGGGTGCGGTACTTCTCCTGCCCCCCAAAACACGGCGTCTTCGCCCCCCCCTCCCGTGTGCAGAG GGTCGGGGGTCCCAGGGAGGAGCCGGGGGATGGTGCCCCAGAAAAGAAGGTGCAGCAGGTCACCG TGTCACAGCCCAAGCGCAACTTCCCGGCGGTGCGGACCCCGAAGGACATCACCTCAGAGAGCTCCTTCTCcag gttactcttctgctgctggttCCCCTGGATGCTGCGGGCTGAGATGCAGTCCTAa
- the LOC138683894 gene encoding CAP-Gly domain-containing linker protein 3-like isoform X3, giving the protein MRAAPSPARRPRPQQAVAMTKERGGDPSAGGTPTPDPPSPMVERRKKPMVHPAAPAPLPKDYAFTFFDPNDAACREILLDPRTTVPQLFAILRQWVPQVQHSVDVIGNEILRRGCHVNDRDGLTDMTLLHYACKAGAHGVGDPAAAVRLSTRLLALGGDVTLRSRWTHMNALHYAAYFDVPELIRTLLRAAAPRVLHSTCSDFSHGTALHIAASNLCLGAVRCLLEHGADPALRNSKGQVAAEVVPDPTDMALDKAEAALAARELRQLLLDAVPLSCSLPRVTLPNYDNLPGNLMLLCLGLQLGDRVRVDGGKVGTLRFCGTTAFASGQWAGVELDEPEGKNDGSVGGVRYFICPPKQGVFASVSKISKAEEQPPAASPPRSPPGPPARAPHKARKDKRATRKRGGAWLDREGRRVAPGDAVLVAGQRPGRARFYGRTDFAPGYWFGVELDSAGGKHDGSVFGVRYFSCPPKHGVFAPPSRVQSVTAQAQLPGGADPEGHHLRELLLQVTLLLLVPLDAAG; this is encoded by the exons atgcgcgctgcgccCAGCCCAGCCCGCCGGCCGCGTCCCCAGCAG GCTGTTGCCATGACAAAGGAGCGTGGGGGGGACCCCTCAGCGGGGGGGACACCGACCCccgacccccccagccccatggtgGAGCGACGCAAGAAGCCGATGGTGCACCCCGCTGCCCCCGCCCCCCTGCCCAAGGACTATG CCTTCACCTTCTTCGACCCGAACGACGCGGCATGCCGGGAGATCCTGCTGGACCCTCGCACCACCGTGCCCCAGCTCTTCGCCATCCTGCGCCAGTGGGTGCCCCAAGTGCAGCACAGCGTCGATGTCATCGGCAATGAG ATCCTGCGCCGCGGGTGCCACGTGAATGACCGGGACGGACTGACAGACATGACGCTGCTGCACTACGCCTGCAAGGCTGGCGCCCATGGCGTGG GGGACCCGGCGGCGGCCGTGCGTCTGTCCACACGGCTGCTGGCGCTGGGGGGGGACGTGACACTGCGGAGCCGCTGGACCCACATGAACGCCCTCCACTACGCTGCCTACTTCGATGTCCCCGAGCTCATCCGCACCCTCCTGCGGGCGGCAGCCCCCCGAG TGCTGCACTCGACCTGCAGCGACTTCAGCCACGGGACGGCACTGCACATCGCTGCCTCCAACCTCTGCCTGGGGGCTGTGCGTTGCCTGCTGGAGCACGGGGCTGATCCTGCCCTCCGG aACAGCAAGGGTCAGGTGGCGGCCGAGGTGGTGCCGGACCCTACGGACATGGCGCTGGACAAGGCGGAGGCGGCACTGGCGGCGCGGGAGCTGCGACAGCTGCTGCTGGACGCTGTCCCCCTGAGCTGCAGCCTCCCCCGTGTCACCCTGCCCAACTACGACAACCTACCCGGGAACCTCATGCTGCTCTGCCTCGGCCTCCAGCTGGGTGACCGCGTCCGCGTTGACGGCGGAAAG GTGGGGACCCTGCGTTTCTGCGGCACCACGGCATTTGCCAGCGGGCAGTGGGCCGGAGTGGAGCTGGATGAGCCCGAGGGCAAGAATGACGGCAGCGTGGGGGGGGTCCGCTACTTCATCTGCCCCCCCAAACAGG GTGTCTTCGCCTCTGTCTCCAAGATCTCcaaggcagaggagcagcccccagcggcctcccccccccgcagccccccgggacccccggcCCGAGCCCCCCACAAGGCCCGGAAGGACAAGAGAG ccacCCGGAAGCGTGGCGGGGCGTGGCTGGACCGGGAGGGGCGCCGCGTGGCCCCGGGGGACGCGGTGCTGGTGGCTGGACAGCGCCCGGGGCGGGCCCGGTTCTACGGGCGCACTGACTTCGCCCCCG ggtacTGGTTTGGGGTGGAGCTGGACTCAGCCGGGGGGAAACACGATGGCTCCGTTTTCGGGGTGCGGTACTTCTCCTGCCCCCCAAAACACGGCGTCTTCGCCCCCCCCTCCCGTGTGCAGAG TGTCACAGCCCAAGCGCAACTTCCCGGCGGTGCGGACCCCGAAGGACATCACCTCAGAGAGCTCCTTCTCcag gttactcttctgctgctggttCCCCTGGATGCTGCGGGCTGA
- the LOC138683699 gene encoding THAP domain-containing protein 8-like isoform X1 has product MPKYCRAPHCSNAAGQARPPARRLSFYKFPLHDAARLRQWLTQMRRENWVPTRHQHLCSDHFEPSCFQYRWGVRYLRPDAIPTIFPRSPLKRESPSMLPGATQPKQPLPASSQEPVIPGQPAVPETAPSEATTVALEPDSAAATPLLGPVDSPEGVPAHPQPSPGYATAPPPSPCRRVEQVEDVTVELPVAGPPPAYFEPIPATPVTVPETVLSSALTLPIVSTVPIVSKTVMSMSPSGELSTEELVGVVLVLQRKVKVLQQRHRRHRARLEAMEGLVEQLRHESLLSEERLKLFGDFPTAPLSPSPPPHHCHFQACLQPGPVTADPTSAVTIICQEEEEEEATLVYTVPPPAGTTCGLSLERL; this is encoded by the exons ATGCCCAAGTACTGTCGAGCCCCGCACTGCTCCAACGCGGCGGGGCAggcccggccgcccgcccgccgcctcagCTTCTACAA gttCCCGCTGCATGACGCAGCGCGGCTGCGGCAATGGCTGACGCAGATGCGGCGGGAGAACTGGGTTCCCACCCGTCACCAGCACCTCTGCAGCGACCACTTCGAACCCTCCTGCTTCCAATATCGCTGGGGCGTCCGTTACCTGCGGCCTGACGCCATCCCCACCATCTTCCCCCGCAGCCCCCTG AAACGGGAGAGTCCCAGCATGCTGCCAGGTGCCACCCAGCCTAAGCAGCCCCTCCCGGCAAGCAGCCAGGAGCCAGTGATACCAGGACAGCCAGCCGTCCCTGAAACCGCCCCATCAGAGGCCACAACCGTTGCCCTGGAACCTGACTCAGCCGCGGCAACGCCGCTTCTTGGCCCCGTGGACAGCCCCGAGGGGGTCCCCGCCCACCCGCAGCCTTCCCCGGGCTACGCCACTGCGCCGCCGCCGTCACCGTGCCGGCGGGTGGAGCAAGTGGAGGATGTCACCGTCGAGCTGCCCGTCGCCGGCCCGCCGCCAGCATATTTTGAGCCCATCCCCGCAACACCAGTCACGGTGCCGGAAACTGTCCTCTCCTCGGCCTTAACGCTGCCCATCGTTTCCACTGTCCCCATTGTTTCCAAAACGGTGATGTCGATGTCACCGTCAGGCGAGCTGAGCACCGAGGAACTTGTCGGCgtggtgctggtgctgcagcGGAAGGTGAAGGTGCTGCAGCAGCGGCACCGCCGGCACCGCGCCCGGCTGGAAGCCATGGAAGGGTTGGTGGAGCAGCTGCGCCATGAGAGCCTGCTCTCTGAGGAGAGGCTCAAGCTG TTTGGGGACTTCCCCACAGCGCCTCTGTCCCCGTCACCTCCCCCCCACCACTGCCACTTCCAGGCCTGCCTGCAACCGGGGCCGGTGACAGCAGATCCCACCAGCGCCGTTACCATCAtctgccaggaggaggaggaggaggaggcgacATTGGTCTACACTGTGCCACCGCCGGCGGGGACAACCTGTGGCCTCAGCCTGGAGCGGCTGTGA
- the LOC138683699 gene encoding THAP domain-containing protein 8-like isoform X2, with the protein MPKYCRAPHCSNAAGQARPPARRLSFYKFPLHDAARLRQWLTQMRRENWVPTRHQHLCSDHFEPSCFQYRWGVRYLRPDAIPTIFPRSPLKRESPSMLPGATQPKQPLPASSQEPVIPGQPAVPETAPSEATTVALEPDSAAATPLLGPVDSPEGVPAHPQPSPGYATAPPPSPCRRVEQVEDVTVELPVAGPPPAYFEPIPATPVTVPETVLSSALTLPIVSTVPIVSKTVMSMSPSGELSTEELVGVVLVLQRKVKVLQQRHRRHRARLEAMEGLVEQLRHESLLSEERLKLACLQPGPVTADPTSAVTIICQEEEEEEATLVYTVPPPAGTTCGLSLERL; encoded by the exons ATGCCCAAGTACTGTCGAGCCCCGCACTGCTCCAACGCGGCGGGGCAggcccggccgcccgcccgccgcctcagCTTCTACAA gttCCCGCTGCATGACGCAGCGCGGCTGCGGCAATGGCTGACGCAGATGCGGCGGGAGAACTGGGTTCCCACCCGTCACCAGCACCTCTGCAGCGACCACTTCGAACCCTCCTGCTTCCAATATCGCTGGGGCGTCCGTTACCTGCGGCCTGACGCCATCCCCACCATCTTCCCCCGCAGCCCCCTG AAACGGGAGAGTCCCAGCATGCTGCCAGGTGCCACCCAGCCTAAGCAGCCCCTCCCGGCAAGCAGCCAGGAGCCAGTGATACCAGGACAGCCAGCCGTCCCTGAAACCGCCCCATCAGAGGCCACAACCGTTGCCCTGGAACCTGACTCAGCCGCGGCAACGCCGCTTCTTGGCCCCGTGGACAGCCCCGAGGGGGTCCCCGCCCACCCGCAGCCTTCCCCGGGCTACGCCACTGCGCCGCCGCCGTCACCGTGCCGGCGGGTGGAGCAAGTGGAGGATGTCACCGTCGAGCTGCCCGTCGCCGGCCCGCCGCCAGCATATTTTGAGCCCATCCCCGCAACACCAGTCACGGTGCCGGAAACTGTCCTCTCCTCGGCCTTAACGCTGCCCATCGTTTCCACTGTCCCCATTGTTTCCAAAACGGTGATGTCGATGTCACCGTCAGGCGAGCTGAGCACCGAGGAACTTGTCGGCgtggtgctggtgctgcagcGGAAGGTGAAGGTGCTGCAGCAGCGGCACCGCCGGCACCGCGCCCGGCTGGAAGCCATGGAAGGGTTGGTGGAGCAGCTGCGCCATGAGAGCCTGCTCTCTGAGGAGAGGCTCAAGCTG GCCTGCCTGCAACCGGGGCCGGTGACAGCAGATCCCACCAGCGCCGTTACCATCAtctgccaggaggaggaggaggaggaggcgacATTGGTCTACACTGTGCCACCGCCGGCGGGGACAACCTGTGGCCTCAGCCTGGAGCGGCTGTGA
- the LOC138683699 gene encoding THAP domain-containing protein 8-like isoform X3, whose amino-acid sequence MRRENWVPTRHQHLCSDHFEPSCFQYRWGVRYLRPDAIPTIFPRSPLKRESPSMLPGATQPKQPLPASSQEPVIPGQPAVPETAPSEATTVALEPDSAAATPLLGPVDSPEGVPAHPQPSPGYATAPPPSPCRRVEQVEDVTVELPVAGPPPAYFEPIPATPVTVPETVLSSALTLPIVSTVPIVSKTVMSMSPSGELSTEELVGVVLVLQRKVKVLQQRHRRHRARLEAMEGLVEQLRHESLLSEERLKLFGDFPTAPLSPSPPPHHCHFQACLQPGPVTADPTSAVTIICQEEEEEEATLVYTVPPPAGTTCGLSLERL is encoded by the exons ATGCGGCGGGAGAACTGGGTTCCCACCCGTCACCAGCACCTCTGCAGCGACCACTTCGAACCCTCCTGCTTCCAATATCGCTGGGGCGTCCGTTACCTGCGGCCTGACGCCATCCCCACCATCTTCCCCCGCAGCCCCCTG AAACGGGAGAGTCCCAGCATGCTGCCAGGTGCCACCCAGCCTAAGCAGCCCCTCCCGGCAAGCAGCCAGGAGCCAGTGATACCAGGACAGCCAGCCGTCCCTGAAACCGCCCCATCAGAGGCCACAACCGTTGCCCTGGAACCTGACTCAGCCGCGGCAACGCCGCTTCTTGGCCCCGTGGACAGCCCCGAGGGGGTCCCCGCCCACCCGCAGCCTTCCCCGGGCTACGCCACTGCGCCGCCGCCGTCACCGTGCCGGCGGGTGGAGCAAGTGGAGGATGTCACCGTCGAGCTGCCCGTCGCCGGCCCGCCGCCAGCATATTTTGAGCCCATCCCCGCAACACCAGTCACGGTGCCGGAAACTGTCCTCTCCTCGGCCTTAACGCTGCCCATCGTTTCCACTGTCCCCATTGTTTCCAAAACGGTGATGTCGATGTCACCGTCAGGCGAGCTGAGCACCGAGGAACTTGTCGGCgtggtgctggtgctgcagcGGAAGGTGAAGGTGCTGCAGCAGCGGCACCGCCGGCACCGCGCCCGGCTGGAAGCCATGGAAGGGTTGGTGGAGCAGCTGCGCCATGAGAGCCTGCTCTCTGAGGAGAGGCTCAAGCTG TTTGGGGACTTCCCCACAGCGCCTCTGTCCCCGTCACCTCCCCCCCACCACTGCCACTTCCAGGCCTGCCTGCAACCGGGGCCGGTGACAGCAGATCCCACCAGCGCCGTTACCATCAtctgccaggaggaggaggaggaggaggcgacATTGGTCTACACTGTGCCACCGCCGGCGGGGACAACCTGTGGCCTCAGCCTGGAGCGGCTGTGA
- the LOC138683699 gene encoding THAP domain-containing protein 8-like isoform X4: MPKYCRAPHCSNAAGQARPPARRLSFYKFPLHDAARLRQWLTQMRRENWVPTRHQHLCSDHFEPSCFQYRWGVRYLRPDAIPTIFPRSPLKRESPSMLPGATQPKQPLPASSQEPVIPGQPAVPETAPSEATTVALEPDSAAATPLLGPVDSPEGVPAHPQPSPGYATAPPPSPCRRVEQVEDVTVELPVAGPPPAYFEPIPATPVTVPETVLSSALTLPIVSTVPIVSKTVMSMSPSGELSTEELVGVVLVLQRKVKVLQQRHRRHRARLEAMEGLVEQLRHESLLSEERLKLRLCPRHLPPTTATSRPACNRGR, translated from the exons ATGCCCAAGTACTGTCGAGCCCCGCACTGCTCCAACGCGGCGGGGCAggcccggccgcccgcccgccgcctcagCTTCTACAA gttCCCGCTGCATGACGCAGCGCGGCTGCGGCAATGGCTGACGCAGATGCGGCGGGAGAACTGGGTTCCCACCCGTCACCAGCACCTCTGCAGCGACCACTTCGAACCCTCCTGCTTCCAATATCGCTGGGGCGTCCGTTACCTGCGGCCTGACGCCATCCCCACCATCTTCCCCCGCAGCCCCCTG AAACGGGAGAGTCCCAGCATGCTGCCAGGTGCCACCCAGCCTAAGCAGCCCCTCCCGGCAAGCAGCCAGGAGCCAGTGATACCAGGACAGCCAGCCGTCCCTGAAACCGCCCCATCAGAGGCCACAACCGTTGCCCTGGAACCTGACTCAGCCGCGGCAACGCCGCTTCTTGGCCCCGTGGACAGCCCCGAGGGGGTCCCCGCCCACCCGCAGCCTTCCCCGGGCTACGCCACTGCGCCGCCGCCGTCACCGTGCCGGCGGGTGGAGCAAGTGGAGGATGTCACCGTCGAGCTGCCCGTCGCCGGCCCGCCGCCAGCATATTTTGAGCCCATCCCCGCAACACCAGTCACGGTGCCGGAAACTGTCCTCTCCTCGGCCTTAACGCTGCCCATCGTTTCCACTGTCCCCATTGTTTCCAAAACGGTGATGTCGATGTCACCGTCAGGCGAGCTGAGCACCGAGGAACTTGTCGGCgtggtgctggtgctgcagcGGAAGGTGAAGGTGCTGCAGCAGCGGCACCGCCGGCACCGCGCCCGGCTGGAAGCCATGGAAGGGTTGGTGGAGCAGCTGCGCCATGAGAGCCTGCTCTCTGAGGAGAGGCTCAAGCTG CGCCTCTGTCCCCGTCACCTCCCCCCCACCACTGCCACTTCCAGGCCTGCCTGCAACCGGGGCCGGTGA
- the LOC138683699 gene encoding THAP domain-containing protein 8-like isoform X5: MPKYCRAPHCSNAAGQARPPARRLSFYKFPLHDAARLRQWLTQMRRENWVPTRHQHLCSDHFEPSCFQYRWGVRYLRPDAIPTIFPRSPLKRESPSMLPGATQPKQPLPASSQEPVIPGQPAVPETAPSEATTVALEPDSAAATPLLGPVDSPEGVPAHPQPSPGYATAPPPSPCRRVEQVEDVTVELPVAGPPPAYFEPIPATPVTVPETVLSSALTLPIVSTVPIVSKTVMSMSPSGELSTEELVGVVLVLQRKVKVLQQRHRRHRARLEAMEGLVEQLRHESLLSEERLKLVPLV; the protein is encoded by the exons ATGCCCAAGTACTGTCGAGCCCCGCACTGCTCCAACGCGGCGGGGCAggcccggccgcccgcccgccgcctcagCTTCTACAA gttCCCGCTGCATGACGCAGCGCGGCTGCGGCAATGGCTGACGCAGATGCGGCGGGAGAACTGGGTTCCCACCCGTCACCAGCACCTCTGCAGCGACCACTTCGAACCCTCCTGCTTCCAATATCGCTGGGGCGTCCGTTACCTGCGGCCTGACGCCATCCCCACCATCTTCCCCCGCAGCCCCCTG AAACGGGAGAGTCCCAGCATGCTGCCAGGTGCCACCCAGCCTAAGCAGCCCCTCCCGGCAAGCAGCCAGGAGCCAGTGATACCAGGACAGCCAGCCGTCCCTGAAACCGCCCCATCAGAGGCCACAACCGTTGCCCTGGAACCTGACTCAGCCGCGGCAACGCCGCTTCTTGGCCCCGTGGACAGCCCCGAGGGGGTCCCCGCCCACCCGCAGCCTTCCCCGGGCTACGCCACTGCGCCGCCGCCGTCACCGTGCCGGCGGGTGGAGCAAGTGGAGGATGTCACCGTCGAGCTGCCCGTCGCCGGCCCGCCGCCAGCATATTTTGAGCCCATCCCCGCAACACCAGTCACGGTGCCGGAAACTGTCCTCTCCTCGGCCTTAACGCTGCCCATCGTTTCCACTGTCCCCATTGTTTCCAAAACGGTGATGTCGATGTCACCGTCAGGCGAGCTGAGCACCGAGGAACTTGTCGGCgtggtgctggtgctgcagcGGAAGGTGAAGGTGCTGCAGCAGCGGCACCGCCGGCACCGCGCCCGGCTGGAAGCCATGGAAGGGTTGGTGGAGCAGCTGCGCCATGAGAGCCTGCTCTCTGAGGAGAGGCTCAAGCTG GTGCCGCTGGTTTGA